From the Macaca nemestrina isolate mMacNem1 chromosome 7, mMacNem.hap1, whole genome shotgun sequence genome, one window contains:
- the LOC105467607 gene encoding leucine-rich repeat transmembrane protein FLRT2, protein MGLQTTKWPSHGAFFLKSWLIISLGLYSQVSKLLACPSVCRCDRNFVYCNERSLTSVPLGIPEGVTVLYLHNNQINNAGFPAELHNVQSVHTVYLYGNQLDEFPMNLPKNVRVLHLQENNIQTISRAALAQLLKLEELHLDDNSISTVGVEDGAFREAISLKLLFLSKNHLSSVPVGLPVDLQELRVDENRIAVISDMAFQNLTSLERLIVDGNLLTNKGIADGTFSHLTKLKEFSIVRNSLSHPPPDLPGTHLIRLYLQDNQINHIPLTAFSNLRKLERLDISNNQLRMLTQGVFDNLSNLKQLTARNNPWFCDCSIKWVTEWLKYIPSSLNVRGFMCQGPEQVRGMAVRELNMNLLSCPTTTPGLPLFTPAPSTASPTTQPPTLSIPNPSRSHTPPTPTTSKLPTIPDWDGRERVTPPISERIQLSIHFVNDTSIQVSWLSLFTVMAYKLTWVKMGHSLVGGIVQERIVSGEKQHLSLVNLEPRSTYRICLVPLDAFNYRAVEDTICSEATTHASYLNNGSNTASSHEQTTSHSMGSPFLLAGLIGGAVIFVLMVLLSVFCWHMHKKGRYTSQKWKYNRGRRKDDYCEAGTKKDNSILEMTETSFQIVSLNNDQLLKGDFRLQPIYTPNGGINYTDCHIPNNMRYCNSSVPDLEHCHT, encoded by the coding sequence ATGGGCCTACAGACCACAAAGTGGCCCAGCCATGGGGCTTTTTTCCTGAAGTCTTGGCTTATCATTTCCCTGGGGCTCTACTCACAGGTGTCCAAACTCCTGGCGTGCCCTAGTGTGTGCCGCTGCGACAGGAACTTTGTGTACTGTAACGAGCGAAGCTTGACCTCAGTGCCTCTTGGGATCCCGGAGGGCGTAACCGTACTCTACCTCCACAACAACCAAATTAATAATGCTGGATTTCCTGCAGAACTGCACAATGTACAGTCGGTGCACACGGTCTACCTGTACGGCAACCAACTGGACGAATTCCCCATGAACCTTCCCAAGAATGTCAGAGTTCTCCATTTGCAGGAAAACAATATTCAGACCATTTCACGGGCTGCTCTTGCCCAGCTCTTAAAGCTTGAAGAGCTGCACCTGGATGACAACTCCATATCCACAGTGGGGGTGGAAGACGGGGCCTTCCGGGAGGCCATTAGCCTCAAATTGTTGTTTTTGTCTAAGAATCACCTGAGCAGTGTGCCTGTGGGGCTTCCTGTGGACTTGCAAGAGCTGAGGGTGGATGAAAATCGAATTGCTGTCATATCCGACATGGCCTTCCAGAATCTCACGAGCTTGGAGCGTCTTATTGTGGACGGGAACCTCCTGACCAACAAGGGTATCGCCGACGGGACCTTCAGCCATCTCACCAAGCTCAAGGAATTTTCAATCGTCCGTAATTCGCTGTCCCACCCTCCTCCCGATCTCCCAGGTACACACCTGATCAGGCTCTATTTGCAGGACAACCAGATAAACCACATTCCTTTGACAGCCTTCTCAAATCTGCGTAAGCTGGAACGGCTGGATATATCCAACAACCAACTGCGGATGCTGACTCAAGGGGTGTTTGATAATCTCTCCAACCTGAAGCAGCTCACTGCGCGGAATAACCCTTGGTTTTGTGACTGCAGTATCAAATGGGTCACGGAATGGCTCAAATACATCCCTTCATCTCTCAACGTGCGGGGTTTCATGTGCCAAGGTCCTGAACAAGTCCGGGGGATGGCCGTCAGGGAATTAAATATGAATCTTTTGTCCtgtcccaccaccacccccggcctgcCTCTCTTCACCCCAGCCCCAAGTACAGCTTCTCCGACCACTCAGCCTCCCACCCTCTCTATTCCAAACCCTAGCAGAAGCCACACGCCTCCAACTCCTACCACATCGAAACTTCCCACGATTCCTGACTGGGATGGCAGAGAAAGAGTGACCCCACCTATTTCTGAACGGATCCAGCTCTCTATCCATTTTGTGAATGATACTTCCATTCAAGTCAGCTGGCTCTCTCTCTTCACCGTGATGGCATACAAACTCACATGGGTGAAAATGGGCCACAGTTTAGTAGGGGGCATCGTTCAGGAGCGCATAGTCAGCGGTGAGAAGCAACACCTGAGCCTGGTTAACCTAGAGCCCCGATCCACCTATCGGATTTGTTTAGTGCCACTGGATGCTTTTAACTACCGCGCGGTAGAAGACACCATTTGTTCAGAGGCCACCACTCACGCCTCCTATCTGAACAACGGCAGCAACACAGCATCCAGTCATGAGCAGACGACGTCCCACAGCATGGGCTCCCCCTTTCTGCTGGCCGGCTTGATCGGGGGCGCGGTGATATTTGTGCTCATGGTCTTGCTCAGCGTCTTTTGCTGGCACATGCACAAAAAGGGGCGCTACACCTCCCAGAAGTGGAAATACAACCGGGGCCGGCGGAAAGATGATTATTGCGAGGCAGGCACCAAGAAGGACAACTCCATCCTGGAGATGACAGAAACCAGTTTTCAGATCGTCTCCTTAAATAACGATCAGCTCCTTAAAGGAGATTTCAGACTGCAGCCCATTTACACCCCAAATGGGGGCATTAATTACACAGACTGCCATATCCCCAACAACATGCGATACTGCAACAGCAGCGTGCCAGACCTAGAGCACTGCCATACGTGA